From a single Collimonas pratensis genomic region:
- the lepA gene encoding translation elongation factor 4, which yields MNNIRNFSIIAHIDHGKSTLADRIIQSCGGLSDREMEAQVLDSMDIERERGITIKAQTAALTYKAMDGQIYNLNLIDTPGHVDFSYEVSRSLSACEGALLVVDASQGVEAQTVANCYTALDLGVEVVPVLNKIDLPSADPDNAIAEIEDVIGIDAHDAVHCSAKTGLGVREVLESLIVKVPPPKGDPDAPLQALIVDSWFDNYVGVVMLVRIKNGTLRPKDKILLMATGSQHLTESVGVFTPKSQSRESLSAGQVGFIIAGIKELKAAKVGDTVTLASKPAAEALPGFKEVQPQVFAGLFPVEANQYDALRDSLEKLKLNDAALQYEPEVSQALGFGFRCGFLGLLHMEIVQERLEREFDMDLITTAPTVIYEVVKRDGTIMLVDNPSKMPDPSNIEEVREPIVTVNLYMPQEYVGSVITLCTQKRGQQIDMSYHGKQVKLTYEIPMAEVVLDFFDRLKSTSRGYASMDYEFKEYRSADVVKVDMLINSEKVDALAIIVHRANSQYRGRAVAAKMRELIPRQMFDVAIQAAIGANIISRENVKALRKNVLAKCYGGDISRKRKLLEKQKAGKKRMKQVGSVEIPQEAFLAILQVDEK from the coding sequence ATGAACAACATCCGTAATTTCTCCATCATCGCCCACATCGACCACGGTAAATCTACCCTGGCGGACCGTATCATCCAGTCTTGCGGCGGCTTGTCCGACCGCGAGATGGAGGCCCAGGTACTGGACTCCATGGATATCGAGCGCGAGCGCGGCATCACCATCAAGGCCCAGACCGCGGCCCTGACTTACAAGGCGATGGATGGCCAGATCTACAACCTGAACCTGATCGACACCCCGGGCCACGTCGACTTCAGCTACGAAGTCAGCCGTTCGCTGTCGGCCTGCGAAGGCGCGCTGCTGGTGGTCGATGCCTCGCAAGGGGTGGAAGCGCAAACCGTGGCCAACTGCTACACCGCGCTCGATCTGGGCGTGGAAGTGGTGCCGGTGCTGAACAAGATCGACTTGCCATCCGCCGACCCGGACAATGCCATCGCCGAAATCGAAGACGTGATCGGCATCGACGCCCACGACGCCGTGCACTGCTCGGCCAAGACCGGCCTCGGTGTGCGCGAAGTGCTGGAGTCGCTGATCGTCAAGGTGCCGCCGCCGAAGGGCGATCCGGATGCACCTTTGCAAGCGCTGATCGTCGACTCCTGGTTCGACAACTATGTCGGCGTCGTCATGCTGGTGCGTATCAAGAACGGTACGCTGCGGCCGAAGGACAAGATCCTGCTGATGGCCACCGGCTCCCAGCATCTGACCGAAAGCGTCGGCGTGTTCACACCGAAATCGCAGTCGCGCGAATCGCTGTCCGCCGGCCAGGTGGGTTTCATCATCGCCGGCATCAAGGAACTGAAGGCGGCCAAGGTAGGCGATACAGTCACGCTGGCGTCCAAGCCCGCGGCTGAAGCGCTGCCTGGCTTCAAGGAAGTGCAGCCGCAAGTGTTCGCCGGCCTGTTCCCGGTCGAAGCCAACCAGTACGATGCGCTGCGCGACTCGCTGGAAAAACTCAAACTGAACGACGCCGCCCTGCAATACGAACCTGAAGTTTCGCAGGCGCTGGGCTTCGGCTTCCGCTGCGGCTTCCTCGGCTTGCTGCACATGGAAATCGTCCAGGAACGTCTCGAGCGCGAGTTCGACATGGACCTGATCACCACCGCGCCGACCGTGATCTACGAAGTCGTCAAGCGCGACGGCACCATCATGCTGGTCGACAATCCGTCGAAGATGCCGGATCCGTCGAATATCGAAGAAGTGCGCGAGCCTATCGTCACGGTCAACCTGTACATGCCGCAAGAATATGTCGGCTCAGTCATTACGCTGTGTACCCAGAAGCGCGGGCAGCAGATCGACATGAGCTACCACGGCAAGCAGGTCAAGCTGACCTATGAAATCCCGATGGCCGAAGTGGTGCTGGATTTCTTCGACCGCCTGAAATCGACCTCGCGCGGTTATGCCTCGATGGACTACGAGTTCAAGGAATACCGCTCGGCCGACGTGGTCAAGGTCGACATGCTGATCAATAGCGAAAAAGTCGACGCCCTGGCGATCATCGTCCACCGCGCCAACAGCCAGTACCGCGGCCGTGCCGTGGCCGCCAAGATGCGCGAACTGATTCCGCGCCAGATGTTCGACGTCGCGATCCAGGCCGCCATTGGCGCCAACATCATTTCGCGCGAGAACGTCAAGGCGCTGCGCAAGAACGTGCTGGCCAAGTGCTACGGTGGCGACATCAGCCGCAAGCGCAAACTGCTGGAGAAGCAGAAGGCCGGTAAAAAACGCATGAAGCAGGTGGGTTCCGTCGAGATCCCGCAAGAAGCATTCCTGGCAATCTTACAAGTGGATGAAAAATGA
- the lepB gene encoding signal peptidase I: protein MTLQSILGNFALILFVLTVVTGVIWFYDRFVLSGQRRAKADAALAEFDARNAKLSADGIKLENSGRAALEADLLRQPTWVEYSGSFFPVIAMVFFLRSFLYEPFKIPSSSMVPTLLVGDLILVNKFTYGIRLPILNKKVIEMNHPQRGDVMVFKYPKDMSLDYIKRVVGVPGDKITYQNKRLTINGQALSYTPLPDYLNEDSLDYSQQYTENLSNVQHTIAVRSNRPPISLESVMDFPNKDACSYNPEGFTCTVPAGNYFMMGDNRDNSEDSRYWGFVPDENIVGKAFLVWMNLGNFKRIFTFFK, encoded by the coding sequence ATGACATTGCAATCGATCTTAGGAAATTTCGCATTAATCTTGTTTGTCCTGACCGTCGTCACCGGCGTTATCTGGTTTTATGACCGCTTCGTCCTGAGCGGGCAGCGGCGTGCCAAGGCTGACGCCGCGCTGGCCGAATTCGATGCGCGCAATGCCAAGCTGAGCGCCGACGGCATCAAGCTGGAAAACAGCGGCCGCGCCGCGCTGGAAGCAGACCTGCTGCGCCAGCCGACCTGGGTCGAATATTCGGGCAGCTTCTTCCCGGTGATCGCCATGGTGTTCTTCCTGCGTTCGTTCCTGTATGAGCCGTTCAAGATTCCATCCAGTTCGATGGTGCCGACCTTGCTGGTGGGCGATCTGATCCTGGTGAACAAATTCACTTACGGCATCCGTCTGCCGATCCTCAATAAAAAAGTGATCGAGATGAATCATCCGCAGCGCGGCGATGTGATGGTGTTCAAATATCCGAAGGATATGTCGCTCGACTACATCAAACGCGTGGTTGGGGTGCCCGGTGATAAAATAACTTACCAAAACAAGCGCTTAACAATTAATGGTCAAGCTCTTTCTTATACGCCGTTGCCTGATTACCTGAATGAAGACAGCCTGGATTACTCCCAGCAGTACACGGAGAACCTGTCAAACGTACAACATACGATCGCGGTGCGCAGCAACCGGCCGCCGATTTCGCTGGAAAGCGTGATGGATTTTCCTAACAAGGATGCCTGTTCCTATAACCCGGAAGGCTTTACCTGTACTGTTCCTGCTGGAAATTATTTCATGATGGGGGATAATCGGGATAATAGCGAAGACAGCCGTTACTGGGGATTCGTGCCGGATGAAAATATTGTCGGAAAGGCATTCCTGGTCTGGATGAACCTGGGTAATTTCAAGCGTATTTTTACTTTCTTTAAATAA
- a CDS encoding DUF4845 domain-containing protein, translated as MTRMSGAPRKQQGITLFGLIVVLAVLGCIGVLVAKVTPTTIEYFSIKKAIVSAKTAGTTVQEIQNAFNKQAEVGYIDAISGKDLDISKNGDDIQISFAYQKKIPLVGPVSLLIDYAGSTAK; from the coding sequence ATGACAAGAATGTCTGGAGCACCACGCAAGCAGCAAGGCATCACATTATTTGGCTTGATCGTTGTTTTGGCAGTACTCGGGTGTATCGGCGTGCTGGTAGCCAAGGTGACGCCGACCACGATCGAATATTTTTCTATCAAGAAGGCAATTGTCAGCGCCAAGACGGCCGGCACCACGGTGCAGGAAATCCAGAACGCGTTTAACAAGCAGGCGGAAGTGGGCTATATCGATGCGATCTCAGGCAAGGACCTGGACATCAGCAAGAACGGCGACGATATCCAGATCAGCTTCGCGTACCAGAAAAAGATTCCGCTGGTCGGGCCGGTCAGCTTGCTGATCGACTATGCCGGCAGCACGGCAAAATAG
- the rnc gene encoding ribonuclease III, translating into MDLMLLQNRLGHTFKDATLLQQALTHRSHSTLHNERLEFLGDSILNCVVASLLFDRYTKIDEGDLSRVRANLVKQQSLYEIAQRLELSQFLRLGEGELKSGGFRRPSILADTLEALFGAIFLDAGFDAARDVIRALYIPILDTVDPKTLGKDAKTLLQEYLQGKKIALPQYNVVATHGAAHNQEFEIECLVPKLDIQVFGSGGSRRAGEQAAAKLALEAVQKAFVKAPSAAKKAKPRTAQLKLSGIATIQPDAPEAASAAVALPAETAGAAAKSGGAVKEKTQAEAPLKVAAKAANGSAEGVAPAAATKSGTAAAHAATESVVAAGNPAAATVPTPNAAPHTTSKSKTA; encoded by the coding sequence ATGGACCTCATGTTATTGCAAAATCGGCTAGGCCACACTTTTAAGGATGCTACGCTACTGCAGCAGGCCTTGACGCATCGCAGCCATAGCACCTTGCATAACGAGCGTTTGGAGTTTCTCGGCGATTCGATCCTCAACTGCGTGGTCGCGTCCCTGCTGTTTGACCGTTACACCAAGATAGACGAAGGCGACTTGTCGCGGGTGCGGGCCAATCTGGTCAAGCAGCAATCGCTGTATGAAATCGCACAAAGGCTGGAGTTGTCGCAATTCCTGCGGCTGGGCGAAGGCGAGCTGAAATCGGGCGGCTTCCGCCGTCCCTCGATCCTGGCCGATACGCTGGAAGCCTTGTTCGGCGCAATTTTCCTGGATGCCGGCTTCGACGCCGCACGGGATGTGATCCGCGCCCTGTACATCCCGATTCTGGATACGGTCGATCCCAAGACTCTGGGCAAGGATGCCAAGACCTTGCTGCAGGAATACCTGCAAGGGAAAAAGATCGCTTTGCCGCAATACAATGTGGTGGCTACGCATGGCGCCGCGCACAACCAGGAATTTGAAATCGAATGCCTGGTGCCGAAGCTGGATATCCAGGTGTTCGGCAGCGGCGGCAGTCGTCGCGCCGGCGAACAGGCCGCAGCAAAGCTAGCGCTGGAGGCCGTGCAAAAAGCCTTTGTCAAAGCTCCCTCGGCCGCAAAAAAAGCCAAGCCGCGCACTGCGCAACTGAAACTGAGCGGCATTGCCACGATCCAGCCGGATGCACCGGAGGCGGCGAGCGCTGCCGTAGCGCTGCCGGCAGAAACCGCCGGCGCCGCTGCCAAGAGCGGCGGCGCGGTCAAGGAAAAAACGCAGGCGGAAGCGCCGCTGAAGGTGGCTGCCAAGGCCGCCAATGGCAGTGCCGAAGGCGTTGCCCCAGCCGCCGCGACCAAGAGCGGCACGGCGGCAGCCCATGCCGCCACCGAATCCGTCGTTGCAGCAGGCAACCCTGCCGCGGCGACTGTACCCACCCCTAATGCAGCACCCCATACTACGAGTAAATCGAAAACCGCATGA
- the era gene encoding GTPase Era: MTDSTPQAPSAASPAADFRCGYIAIVGRPNVGKSTLMNELIGAKVSITSRKAQTTRHRITGIQTVADTQFVYVDTPGFQTRHSNALNKTLNRTVTTTLTAADVILYIIEAGTFGPADQQVMALLPANVPCILVINKSDRVKDKAVLLPFAQKIAAMRDFAAVVPVSAKLRFQLDNLQGEIRKHLPANPPMFGEDDITDRSEKFLAAEIVREKVFRFVGDELPYTSTVLIEKFELEGNLRRVFAAILVERDTHKSMVIGQKGARLKDISTQARLDMERLFGGPVYLEIWVKVKSGWADNEAGLRAYGYE; this comes from the coding sequence ATGACAGACTCTACACCCCAGGCACCAAGCGCAGCATCGCCGGCAGCTGATTTTCGTTGCGGCTATATCGCGATTGTCGGTCGCCCCAATGTAGGCAAGTCGACCCTGATGAATGAACTGATCGGGGCCAAGGTCAGCATTACCTCGCGCAAGGCGCAAACCACGCGGCACCGGATTACCGGCATCCAGACCGTCGCCGATACCCAGTTCGTCTACGTCGATACGCCCGGTTTCCAGACCCGCCACTCGAATGCGCTGAACAAGACGCTGAACCGCACCGTGACCACCACGCTGACGGCGGCCGACGTCATCCTCTACATCATCGAAGCCGGCACTTTCGGTCCGGCCGACCAGCAAGTGATGGCGCTGCTGCCGGCCAACGTGCCTTGCATCCTGGTCATCAACAAGTCGGACCGCGTCAAGGACAAGGCCGTGCTGCTGCCGTTCGCACAGAAGATCGCCGCCATGCGCGACTTTGCCGCGGTGGTGCCGGTATCGGCCAAGCTGCGCTTCCAGCTGGATAACCTGCAAGGCGAGATCCGCAAACACCTGCCGGCCAATCCGCCGATGTTCGGCGAGGACGACATTACCGACCGCAGCGAAAAATTCCTCGCCGCCGAAATCGTCCGTGAAAAAGTCTTCCGTTTTGTCGGCGATGAACTGCCGTACACCAGCACCGTGCTGATCGAGAAATTCGAGCTGGAAGGCAACCTGCGCCGCGTGTTTGCGGCGATCCTGGTGGAGCGCGATACCCACAAATCGATGGTGATCGGCCAGAAGGGCGCGCGCCTCAAGGATATCTCCACCCAGGCGCGGCTCGACATGGAGCGCCTGTTCGGCGGTCCGGTCTACCTGGAAATCTGGGTCAAGGTGAAATCCGGCTGGGCCGACAACGAGGCCGGACTGCGCGCTTACGGCTACGAATAA
- the recO gene encoding DNA repair protein RecO codes for MNAIIAEADAEQALPEDGAVLISVAPGPAAAAPRRRAKTPERDTRVTAQPGFVLHSYPHRETSLIIDVFTRDYGRIALVAKGAKRPLSKLRGVLQTFQPLSLSWSGKSEIRTLIAAEWVGGLLPLEKSALLCGFYLNELLVKLVARDDPHAVLFNHYVTTLNQLAHLEPAPIVLRQFERALLKQTGVAGDFTRCTSSRQPVDPVESYVVDPERGPRLARAADAWPRVSGKTLLDMEREDYSDPVTQTQSKVLMRFLLAHHLGGAPLNTRQILIDLMQL; via the coding sequence ATGAACGCGATCATCGCTGAAGCCGATGCCGAGCAAGCACTGCCGGAGGATGGCGCGGTGCTGATCAGCGTTGCTCCCGGTCCGGCTGCGGCCGCGCCCAGGCGGCGCGCCAAGACCCCGGAACGCGATACCCGCGTCACAGCCCAACCGGGCTTCGTGCTGCACAGCTATCCGCACCGCGAAACCAGTCTGATCATCGATGTCTTCACGCGCGACTATGGCCGCATTGCCTTGGTCGCCAAAGGCGCCAAGCGTCCTCTCTCTAAATTGCGCGGCGTCCTGCAAACCTTCCAGCCGCTGTCGCTGAGCTGGAGCGGCAAATCCGAAATCCGCACTTTGATCGCCGCCGAATGGGTAGGCGGCCTGCTGCCGCTGGAAAAGTCGGCGCTGCTGTGCGGCTTCTATCTCAATGAATTGCTGGTCAAGCTGGTGGCCCGCGACGATCCGCATGCTGTCTTATTCAATCATTACGTCACCACCCTGAATCAGCTGGCCCATCTGGAACCGGCCCCGATCGTCCTGCGCCAGTTTGAAAGAGCGCTGCTCAAGCAGACCGGGGTGGCCGGCGATTTCACTCGCTGTACCAGTAGTCGCCAGCCGGTCGATCCGGTCGAAAGCTACGTGGTCGACCCCGAGCGCGGCCCGCGGCTGGCGCGCGCGGCCGATGCCTGGCCGCGCGTCAGCGGCAAGACCTTGCTCGACATGGAGCGCGAGGATTACAGCGATCCTGTCACCCAGACGCAAAGCAAAGTGCTGATGCGCTTCCTGCTGGCGCATCATCTGGGCGGCGCACCCTTAAATACCCGCCAGATCCTGATCGACCTGATGCAGTTATAG
- a CDS encoding benzoate/H(+) symporter BenE family transporter codes for MKNFPWSSVAAGFVTVLVGFTSSAVIVLQAAAAAGATPQQISSWMLALGLGMGLTCIGLSLRYKAPVVTAWSTPGAALLVTSLSGIPMAEAIGAFMFAAALVTLCGVTGWFERAMGKIPLSIAAAMLAGILAHFGMNVFVAMKPQFLMVFAMFMVYLLCKRWLPRYAIIIVLLIGVALAASRGLLHFEHFHFAWAAPVFTMPSFSWSTIIGVGIPLFVVTMASQNAPGVAVIRASGYRTPISPLLTWTGLTTLVLAPFGCFSLNLAAITAAICMGKEAHEDPAKRYWAAVAAGGFYLLVGVFGATVGALFAAFPQELVLAIAGLALFGTIANSLTMAMANDSQREAALITFLVTASGVTLFGVGAAFWGLVAGAMAFFVLNWKRPVTPEALPARQN; via the coding sequence ATGAAAAATTTCCCCTGGTCTAGCGTCGCCGCCGGTTTTGTCACGGTGCTGGTAGGTTTCACGAGTTCCGCTGTAATCGTCCTGCAGGCAGCTGCTGCCGCCGGCGCCACGCCACAGCAGATCAGTTCCTGGATGCTGGCGCTGGGCCTCGGCATGGGGCTGACCTGCATCGGCTTGTCGCTGCGCTACAAGGCGCCGGTGGTCACCGCCTGGTCGACGCCAGGTGCGGCCTTGCTGGTCACCAGCCTGTCCGGCATTCCGATGGCGGAAGCGATCGGCGCCTTCATGTTCGCCGCCGCCCTGGTCACCTTGTGCGGTGTCACCGGCTGGTTCGAGCGCGCCATGGGCAAGATCCCGCTATCGATTGCCGCCGCCATGCTGGCAGGCATCCTGGCACATTTCGGCATGAACGTATTCGTCGCCATGAAGCCGCAATTCCTCATGGTGTTCGCCATGTTCATGGTCTATCTGCTGTGCAAGCGCTGGCTGCCGCGTTACGCCATCATCATCGTGCTGCTGATCGGCGTGGCGCTGGCGGCCAGCCGCGGCCTGCTGCATTTCGAGCATTTCCATTTCGCCTGGGCAGCGCCGGTATTTACCATGCCGAGCTTTTCCTGGTCGACCATCATCGGCGTCGGCATTCCCTTGTTCGTGGTCACCATGGCTTCGCAGAATGCGCCCGGCGTGGCGGTGATACGGGCCTCCGGCTACCGCACGCCGATTTCTCCGCTGCTGACCTGGACCGGGTTGACCACGCTGGTGCTGGCGCCGTTCGGCTGCTTCTCGCTCAACCTGGCGGCGATCACCGCCGCCATCTGCATGGGCAAGGAAGCGCACGAGGATCCTGCCAAGCGCTATTGGGCGGCAGTGGCGGCCGGCGGTTTTTATCTGCTGGTGGGCGTGTTCGGCGCCACCGTCGGCGCGCTGTTTGCCGCCTTCCCGCAAGAACTGGTGCTGGCGATTGCCGGCCTGGCGCTGTTCGGCACCATCGCCAACAGCCTGACCATGGCAATGGCCAACGACAGCCAGCGTGAAGCGGCGCTGATCACTTTCCTGGTGACCGCCTCCGGCGTCACCCTGTTCGGCGTCGGCGCCGCGTTCTGGGGACTGGTGGCGGGCGCCATGGCATTCTTTGTCTTGAACTGGAAACGCCCCGTAACGCCTGAGGCATTGCCAGCACGGCAGAATTAA
- the pdxJ gene encoding pyridoxine 5'-phosphate synthase, whose protein sequence is MSYLNPTSSIIDLGINIDHVATLRNARGTTYPDPLRAALLAEEAGADAITLHLREDRRHIRDADVELIRPQLRTRMNLEAAVTQEMIDFSCKIKPQDSCLVPESRHELTTEGGLDVVKHFTLVQAAVRQLQGEGIRVSLFIDPEADQIQAAAEVGAPVIELHTGRYAEAHDEAEQRAELERVQRAVQEGMRRGLKVNAGHGLHYTNVQAIAAIPDIAELNIGHAIVAHAVFVGWQAAVSEMKALMVKARLAHSPKPN, encoded by the coding sequence ATGAGCTATCTCAATCCCACATCGTCGATCATCGACCTTGGCATCAATATCGATCACGTCGCCACGCTGCGCAATGCGCGCGGCACCACCTACCCGGATCCATTGCGGGCAGCGCTGCTGGCGGAAGAGGCGGGCGCCGACGCCATCACTTTGCACCTGCGCGAAGACCGCCGTCACATCCGCGACGCCGATGTCGAATTGATTCGTCCGCAGCTGCGCACGCGGATGAACCTGGAAGCTGCCGTGACCCAGGAAATGATTGATTTTTCCTGCAAAATCAAACCGCAGGATTCCTGCCTGGTGCCGGAAAGCCGGCACGAGCTGACCACTGAAGGCGGGCTCGACGTGGTCAAGCATTTCACTCTGGTGCAGGCTGCGGTGCGCCAACTGCAGGGCGAGGGTATACGCGTCAGCCTGTTCATCGATCCCGAAGCCGACCAGATCCAGGCCGCCGCCGAAGTCGGCGCGCCGGTGATTGAATTGCACACCGGCCGCTATGCCGAAGCCCACGATGAAGCCGAGCAGCGCGCCGAACTGGAGCGGGTGCAGCGCGCAGTGCAAGAGGGCATGCGGCGCGGTCTCAAGGTGAATGCAGGCCATGGCCTGCATTACACCAATGTGCAGGCCATCGCAGCGATTCCGGATATAGCCGAACTGAACATCGGCCATGCGATTGTTGCGCATGCGGTGTTTGTCGGCTGGCAGGCTGCGGTCAGCGAAATGAAGGCGCTGATGGTGAAAGCGCGTTTAGCGCATTCGCCAAAACCGAATTGA
- the acpS gene encoding holo-ACP synthase, with translation MIYGIGTDIIQIPRIAAALQRNGDRFAQKILGPQEMEKYLQRKAKVEARGIRFLATRFAAKEAFSKALGLGMKMPMTWRAMQTLNAPSGKPIVVVNPALEEYMQQKGLTAQVSITDEVEYAVAFVIVEQK, from the coding sequence ATGATTTACGGCATCGGCACCGACATCATCCAGATCCCCCGCATCGCGGCGGCGCTGCAGCGCAACGGCGACCGCTTCGCGCAAAAGATCCTTGGCCCGCAGGAAATGGAAAAATACCTGCAGCGCAAAGCCAAGGTGGAAGCGCGTGGGATTCGTTTCCTGGCGACCCGCTTTGCCGCCAAAGAAGCGTTTTCCAAAGCGCTCGGACTGGGCATGAAGATGCCGATGACCTGGCGCGCCATGCAGACCTTGAACGCGCCCAGCGGCAAGCCGATCGTGGTGGTCAATCCGGCGCTGGAAGAATACATGCAACAGAAGGGCCTGACTGCGCAGGTATCGATTACCGATGAAGTCGAATACGCAGTCGCCTTCGTCATTGTGGAGCAAAAATGA
- the nagZ gene encoding beta-N-acetylhexosaminidase, which yields MSGGNSVVKQPLGPVMLDVVGTSLSADDLRRIQHPLAGGVILFTRNYQDRAQLCALTAAIHAARPGILIAVDHEGGRVQRFRTDGFTRLPAMRLLGQLWDKDVLAATKAATAVGFVLASELRACGVDLSFTPVLDLDYGDSTVIGERAFHRDARVVTLLAKSLNHGLALAGMANCGKHFPGHGFVEGDSHLSLPIDERSLEQIMEEDVKPYDWLGMSLAAVMPAHVIYSKVDQHSAGFSRKWLDILRHDIGFGGVIFSDDLSMQAASSAGGVLDGAKAALQAGCDVVLICNSPDKADQLLSGLDSVMDDERAAASRTRLMALLPQSAALGWDALQADARYQAARSLTQSLLT from the coding sequence ATGAGTGGTGGCAATTCCGTAGTAAAACAGCCGCTGGGTCCAGTTATGCTGGACGTCGTCGGCACCAGCTTGAGTGCGGACGATCTCCGCCGCATCCAGCACCCGCTGGCCGGCGGCGTGATTCTGTTTACCCGCAATTACCAGGATCGTGCCCAGCTATGCGCGCTGACTGCAGCGATCCATGCGGCGCGCCCAGGCATCCTGATTGCGGTCGATCACGAAGGCGGCCGCGTCCAGCGTTTCCGCACCGATGGTTTCACTCGCTTGCCGGCGATGCGCCTGCTCGGGCAGTTGTGGGATAAAGACGTGCTGGCGGCCACCAAGGCGGCTACCGCGGTCGGCTTCGTGCTGGCCAGCGAGCTGCGCGCCTGCGGCGTCGACCTGTCGTTTACGCCGGTGCTGGATCTCGATTACGGCGATTCCACCGTCATCGGCGAACGCGCTTTCCATCGCGATGCGCGCGTGGTGACACTGTTGGCGAAGAGCCTGAATCACGGCCTGGCGCTGGCCGGCATGGCGAATTGCGGTAAGCATTTCCCCGGTCATGGCTTCGTCGAAGGCGATTCACATTTGTCGCTGCCGATCGATGAGCGCAGCCTGGAACAGATCATGGAGGAAGACGTCAAGCCTTACGACTGGCTCGGCATGAGCCTGGCGGCAGTGATGCCGGCGCATGTGATCTATTCTAAAGTGGACCAGCACTCGGCTGGATTTTCCAGAAAATGGCTGGACATCCTGCGCCACGATATCGGTTTCGGCGGCGTGATTTTCAGCGACGATCTCAGCATGCAGGCCGCCAGTTCCGCCGGCGGTGTGCTGGATGGCGCTAAGGCGGCATTGCAGGCTGGCTGCGATGTGGTCCTGATCTGCAATTCGCCGGACAAGGCCGACCAGCTGCTGAGCGGGCTCGACAGCGTCATGGACGACGAGCGTGCCGCCGCTTCGCGCACCCGCCTGATGGCATTGCTGCCGCAAAGCGCGGCGCTCGGCTGGGATGCGTTGCAGGCCGACGCCCGCTACCAGGCCGCAAGGTCGCTGACGCAGTCGTTGCTGACCTGA